One Kitasatospora sp. NBC_01266 genomic window carries:
- a CDS encoding DUF1015 domain-containing protein has protein sequence MSAPSAGSGATPPPSGPGDPGHVATAGLALSPFRGLRYVPERVGTLAAVTSPPYDVVDPHRRLSLETADPHNVVRLILPRPEPEDTGERADRDTRYRHAARLLDSWLREGVLAPDPQPALYVYEQRTAADSPSGELLQRGLIGALAVSGREGAVVLPHEDVMPRPVADRVGLMRTTRANLEPLLLTYRGKGPAAAVIERTVTGEPLLTTTTSDGTRHRLWAVTDPAELGEVSRDLATCRALIADGHHRWEMYLRLQREHRHLPLSPWDRGMVLLVDTARYPLRVRAIHRVLYRLPPCQALDALRSGAEDGWQLSELSGDLDDALTALAAAKQRGDNAFVLTGGDSVYHLLTGPDEALLNTTVAKDKPEEWRHLDATVLHTTLLEHVWQVPDGPDDIGYLHAAVAAEREAARSGGTAVLLHPVDEGVVRRLAEQGVTMPRKSTSFGPKPASGLVLRSLELG, from the coding sequence ATGAGTGCACCCAGCGCGGGAAGCGGCGCGACGCCTCCGCCGAGCGGCCCCGGCGACCCCGGGCACGTCGCCACGGCCGGGCTGGCCCTGTCGCCCTTCCGCGGCTTGCGGTACGTCCCCGAACGGGTCGGCACCCTCGCCGCCGTCACCTCCCCGCCCTACGACGTGGTGGACCCGCATCGCCGGCTCAGCCTGGAGACCGCCGACCCGCACAACGTGGTCCGGCTGATCCTGCCGCGCCCCGAGCCGGAGGACACCGGCGAGCGCGCCGACCGGGACACCCGCTACCGCCACGCCGCCCGGCTGCTGGACAGCTGGCTGCGCGAGGGCGTGCTGGCCCCCGATCCGCAGCCCGCGCTCTACGTCTACGAGCAGCGCACCGCCGCCGACAGCCCGAGCGGCGAGCTGCTGCAGCGCGGCCTGATCGGCGCGCTCGCGGTCAGCGGCAGAGAAGGCGCGGTGGTGCTGCCGCACGAGGACGTGATGCCGCGCCCGGTCGCCGACCGGGTCGGCCTGATGCGCACCACCCGGGCCAACCTCGAACCGCTGCTGCTCACCTACCGGGGCAAGGGCCCGGCCGCCGCCGTGATCGAACGGACCGTGACGGGCGAGCCGCTGCTCACCACCACCACCTCGGACGGCACCCGGCACCGCCTGTGGGCCGTCACCGACCCCGCCGAACTGGGCGAGGTCTCCCGCGACCTGGCCACCTGCCGGGCGCTGATCGCCGACGGCCACCACCGCTGGGAGATGTACCTGCGGCTGCAGCGCGAGCACCGTCATCTGCCGCTCAGCCCGTGGGACCGCGGCATGGTGCTGCTGGTCGACACCGCGCGCTACCCGCTGCGGGTGCGGGCCATCCACCGGGTGCTCTACCGCCTCCCGCCGTGCCAGGCCCTCGACGCGCTCCGCAGCGGCGCCGAGGACGGCTGGCAGCTCAGCGAACTCAGCGGCGACCTCGACGACGCGCTGACCGCGCTCGCGGCGGCCAAGCAGCGGGGAGACAACGCCTTCGTGCTGACCGGCGGCGACTCGGTCTACCACCTGCTCACCGGGCCCGACGAGGCGCTGCTCAACACCACGGTGGCCAAGGACAAGCCCGAGGAGTGGCGGCACCTGGACGCCACGGTGCTGCACACCACCCTGCTGGAGCACGTCTGGCAGGTCCCCGACGGCCCCGACGACATCGGCTACCTGCACGCGGCCGTGGCCGCCGAGCGCGAGGCCGCTCGCAGCGGCGGCACCGCCGTGCTGCTGCACCCGGTCGACGAGGGCGTGGTCCGCCGGCTCGCCGAGCAGGGGGTCACCATGCCGCGCAAGTCCACCTCCTTCGGTCCCAAGCCGGCCAGCGGCCTGGTGCTGCGGAGCCTGGAACTGGGCTGA
- a CDS encoding tetratricopeptide repeat protein, translating into MSGGQGPAAGGAGEGPATGGGDGAPLGDVYEWFRRGERLLADGHPAAAEQLLAWAAVAEPDSKSIREMLARAQFDAGSYAAAVQNFRAVAQADPSDDYAQFGWGIAAARLGDFETSAEHLALAVAMRPQAEHYRAALRQTRATLAARAGKWGPPLPGAPGYRPPLQRTDEQRTDESNDGEDQA; encoded by the coding sequence ATGAGTGGTGGACAGGGGCCGGCTGCCGGCGGGGCGGGCGAGGGCCCGGCGACCGGCGGCGGTGACGGGGCGCCGCTGGGCGACGTGTACGAGTGGTTCCGGCGCGGGGAGCGGCTGCTGGCCGATGGGCATCCGGCGGCGGCCGAGCAGTTGCTGGCCTGGGCGGCGGTGGCCGAGCCGGACTCCAAGAGCATCCGGGAGATGCTGGCCAGAGCGCAGTTCGACGCCGGCTCCTACGCGGCGGCGGTGCAGAACTTCCGGGCGGTGGCGCAGGCCGATCCGTCCGACGACTACGCTCAGTTCGGCTGGGGGATCGCGGCTGCCCGGCTCGGCGACTTCGAGACCTCGGCCGAGCACCTGGCGCTCGCGGTGGCGATGCGGCCGCAGGCCGAGCACTACCGGGCGGCACTGCGCCAGACCCGGGCCACCCTGGCGGCTCGGGCGGGCAAGTGGGGGCCGCCGCTGCCGGGCGCGCCCGGTTACCGGCCGCCGCTGCAGCGCACCGACGAGCAGCGGACCGACGAGTCGAACGATGGGGAAGATCAGGCATGA
- a CDS encoding HAD-IIA family hydrolase gives MTDTQLPGHSDQPLTAAYDTALLDLDGVVYAGPGAIAHAVESLDAAREAGMRLAYVTNNASRPPRAVAAHLTELGVPAEPTDVINSAQAAARLLADQLPEGSKVLVIGGAGLVEALAERGLVAVDALADGPAAVVQGFDPSVGWERLAEASYAVASGLPWVASNTDMSIPTARGVAPGNGTLVAAVRAATGAEPQVAGKPQPPMHRETVLRTGAKRPLVVGDRLDTDIEGAHNGGVDSLLVFTGVATPAQLLAAPLQHRPTYLAADLRGLLEPHPAVNPRADGGFECRGRWAAVLDGELRVGGAGDAQGDGYDGLRALCALAWAELDRSGEPVDGRKALAELGF, from the coding sequence ATGACGGACACGCAGCTCCCGGGTCACAGCGACCAGCCGCTGACGGCGGCGTACGACACCGCACTGCTCGACCTCGACGGTGTGGTCTACGCCGGCCCGGGTGCCATCGCGCACGCGGTGGAGTCGCTGGACGCGGCCCGCGAGGCCGGGATGCGGCTCGCGTACGTCACCAACAACGCCTCCCGGCCGCCCCGGGCGGTCGCCGCGCACCTCACCGAGCTGGGGGTGCCGGCCGAGCCGACCGACGTGATCAACTCCGCGCAGGCAGCCGCCCGGCTGCTCGCGGACCAGCTGCCGGAAGGCTCGAAGGTGCTGGTCATCGGCGGGGCCGGGCTGGTCGAGGCACTGGCCGAGCGCGGGCTGGTGGCGGTGGACGCACTGGCCGACGGGCCGGCGGCGGTGGTGCAGGGCTTCGACCCCTCGGTGGGCTGGGAGCGGCTGGCCGAGGCCTCCTACGCGGTGGCGAGCGGGCTGCCCTGGGTCGCGTCCAATACCGATATGTCGATTCCGACCGCACGCGGGGTCGCCCCGGGCAACGGGACGCTGGTGGCCGCCGTCCGGGCCGCGACCGGGGCCGAGCCGCAGGTGGCGGGCAAGCCGCAGCCGCCGATGCACCGCGAGACGGTGCTGCGGACGGGGGCGAAGCGACCGCTGGTGGTCGGCGACCGGCTGGACACCGACATCGAGGGCGCCCACAACGGCGGGGTGGACAGCCTGCTGGTCTTCACCGGCGTGGCCACCCCCGCCCAGTTGCTCGCCGCGCCGCTCCAGCACCGCCCGACCTACCTGGCGGCCGACCTGCGCGGGCTGCTGGAGCCGCACCCGGCGGTGAACCCTCGAGCGGACGGTGGCTTCGAGTGCCGTGGCCGGTGGGCCGCCGTGCTGGACGGCGAGCTGCGGGTCGGTGGCGCGGGTGATGCCCAGGGGGACGGCTACGACGGTCTGCGGGCGCTGTGCGCGCTGGCCTGGGCGGAGCTGGACCGCAGCGGGGAGCCGGTGGACGGGCGCAAGGCGCTGGCCGAACTCGGCTTCTGA
- a CDS encoding sterol-binding protein: MADTEECRTALERLSRNLAQANGNVREAASVDRSLSCWLTDLDLTFTGTLRGGRIEDLEHTPGAPAEKAAIRLTMASDDLVALVGGRLNFASAWAGGRVRLEAGFRDLLRLRTLL, encoded by the coding sequence ATGGCCGACACCGAGGAGTGCCGCACCGCGCTGGAGCGGCTCAGCCGGAACCTGGCACAGGCGAACGGGAACGTCCGCGAGGCGGCCTCGGTGGACCGCTCGCTCAGCTGCTGGCTGACCGATCTGGACCTGACCTTCACCGGCACCCTGCGCGGCGGCCGGATCGAGGACCTCGAGCACACGCCCGGGGCGCCGGCCGAGAAGGCCGCGATCCGGCTCACCATGGCCAGTGACGACCTGGTCGCCCTGGTGGGCGGCCGGCTGAACTTCGCCAGTGCCTGGGCCGGCGGCCGGGTCAGGCTGGAGGCGGGCTTCCGCGACCTGCTCCGGCTGCGCACCCTGCTCTGA
- a CDS encoding TlyA family RNA methyltransferase, which yields MARRRLDAELVRRNLARSREHASELIAAGRVSVGGATATKPATQVETSAAVVVAKDENDPDYVSRGGHKLAGAFAAFVPQGLVVEGRRALDAGASTGGFTDVLLRSGAAHVLAVDVGYGQLAWSLQSDERVTVMDRTNVRELTPELIGGERVDLVVGDLSFISLGLVLPALASCAAPDADLVLMVKPQFEIGKERLGSGGVVRSPQLRVEMVRQVAGQAWELGLGVRAVTASPLPGPSGNVEYFLWLRRDAPQLDPAEADRAVAEGPR from the coding sequence GTGGCACGACGCCGACTCGACGCAGAGCTGGTCCGCCGCAATCTGGCCCGTTCACGCGAGCACGCCAGCGAGCTGATCGCGGCCGGTCGGGTGAGCGTCGGCGGCGCCACCGCGACCAAGCCCGCCACCCAGGTGGAGACCTCCGCGGCCGTGGTGGTCGCCAAGGACGAGAACGACCCCGACTACGTCTCGCGCGGCGGCCACAAGCTGGCCGGCGCGTTCGCCGCCTTCGTGCCGCAGGGCCTGGTGGTCGAGGGCCGCCGGGCGCTGGACGCGGGCGCGTCCACCGGCGGCTTCACCGACGTGCTGCTGCGGTCCGGCGCCGCCCACGTGCTGGCCGTCGACGTCGGCTACGGCCAGCTCGCCTGGTCGCTGCAGAGCGACGAGCGGGTGACCGTGATGGACCGCACCAACGTGCGCGAGCTGACCCCGGAGCTGATCGGCGGCGAGCGGGTCGACCTGGTGGTCGGCGACCTCTCCTTCATCTCGCTCGGCCTGGTGCTGCCGGCGCTGGCCTCCTGTGCGGCGCCGGACGCCGACCTGGTGCTGATGGTCAAGCCGCAGTTCGAGATCGGCAAGGAGCGCCTGGGCAGCGGCGGCGTGGTCCGCAGCCCGCAGCTGCGGGTCGAGATGGTCCGTCAGGTGGCCGGACAGGCTTGGGAGTTGGGCCTGGGTGTGCGTGCGGTGACGGCCAGCCCGCTGCCCGGGCCGTCCGGTAATGTTGAGTACTTCTTGTGGCTGCGGCGTGACGCACCGCAGCTCGATCCGGCCGAGGCGGACCGGGCCGTCGCGGAGGGGCCCCGCTAG
- a CDS encoding NAD kinase, translating into MNDVRTVFLIAHTGREAALRSVEQLVEGLLKAGIRIRLLAAEAVDLDLPDGVETVQAGHGAADGCELILVAGGDGTLLRGAELSRDTGLPMLGINLGRVGFLAEAERDDLAVVVERVVDGAYEVEERMTLDVLVRTNGDVVHEDWALNEASVEKASRERMLEVVTEVDGRPVSNFGCDGVVLSTPTGSTAYAFSGGGPVVWPEVEALLMVPISAHALFARPLVTSPNSVLAVEVQPKTPHGVLWCDGRRSFELPAGARVEVRRGQVPVRLARLHQAPFTDRLVAKFALPVTGWRGRSNC; encoded by the coding sequence TTGAACGACGTACGTACGGTCTTCCTGATCGCGCACACCGGTCGGGAGGCCGCGCTGCGCAGCGTCGAGCAGTTGGTCGAGGGCCTGCTGAAGGCGGGGATCAGGATCAGACTGCTGGCCGCCGAGGCGGTCGACCTCGACCTGCCCGACGGAGTGGAGACCGTGCAGGCGGGCCACGGCGCGGCGGACGGCTGCGAGCTGATCCTGGTGGCGGGCGGCGACGGCACGCTGCTGCGCGGCGCCGAGCTGTCCAGGGACACCGGGCTGCCGATGCTGGGCATCAACCTGGGCCGGGTCGGCTTCCTGGCCGAGGCCGAGCGCGACGACCTGGCCGTGGTGGTCGAGCGGGTGGTGGACGGCGCGTACGAGGTCGAGGAGCGGATGACCCTCGACGTGCTGGTCCGCACCAACGGCGATGTGGTGCACGAGGACTGGGCGCTGAACGAGGCCTCGGTGGAGAAGGCGTCCCGGGAGCGGATGCTGGAGGTGGTCACCGAGGTGGACGGCCGCCCGGTCTCCAACTTCGGCTGCGACGGGGTGGTGCTCTCCACCCCGACCGGTTCCACCGCCTACGCCTTCTCCGGCGGCGGCCCGGTGGTCTGGCCGGAGGTGGAGGCGCTGCTGATGGTGCCGATCAGCGCGCACGCGCTGTTCGCCCGTCCGCTGGTGACCTCGCCGAACTCGGTGCTCGCGGTGGAGGTGCAGCCCAAGACGCCGCACGGGGTGCTCTGGTGCGACGGGCGGCGCTCCTTCGAGCTGCCGGCCGGCGCCCGGGTGGAGGTCCGGCGCGGGCAGGTCCCGGTCCGGCTCGCCCGGCTGCACCAGGCGCCGTTCACCGACCGCCTGGTGGCCAAGTTCGCACTCCCGGTGACGGGTTGGCGGGGCCGCTCGAACTGCTGA
- the yczR gene encoding MocR-like transcription factor YczR has translation MHDWQSTITPPALARLLRATRAPQAADRRRPAYRVLADQVRRLISEGRLPVGTRLPAERELATTLELSRTTIATAYETLRAEGYLHSRRGSGSWTALPAGSAPPADALFPLPPDSHGQVIDLGAASPAAPQPLLVEAAARAVEQLPAYTAGHGSYPTGVPVLREVLAQRFTERGLPTTPDQILITTGAMSALDLLRRELLRRGDRVAVESPSYPHVLRALRQGETRLVPVPQHRPEGPEQLPCWDLDDWRQVLRGANPRLAYLIPDFHNPTGALIDEEQRRELLAAARTAGTTVLADETMAELAWGTDRLPRPMAALDRAAQVVTVGSASKLIWGGLRVGWIRAAPALVRQLAANRIHADSGTPVLDQLICAALIGERCAEVRDHRLAQLRESAAALLPALRERLPQWRFAEPIGGMTLWIDTAGLSGAALSRAGEQVGLRIAPGSRFGVDGAFEAFVRLPLTGPATAAAETAQRLAAAVEAAGREWHGAPPVETPTV, from the coding sequence GTGCATGACTGGCAGAGCACCATCACCCCGCCCGCGCTGGCCCGGTTGCTGCGTGCCACCCGCGCGCCGCAGGCCGCCGACCGGCGCCGACCCGCCTACCGGGTGCTGGCCGACCAGGTCCGCCGGCTGATCAGCGAGGGTCGGCTGCCGGTCGGCACCCGGCTGCCCGCCGAACGTGAGCTGGCCACCACCCTGGAGTTGAGCCGGACCACCATCGCCACCGCCTACGAGACCCTGCGCGCCGAGGGCTACCTGCACAGCCGGCGCGGCTCGGGCAGCTGGACGGCGCTGCCGGCCGGCAGCGCGCCGCCCGCCGACGCGCTCTTCCCGCTGCCGCCCGACTCCCACGGACAGGTGATCGACCTGGGCGCCGCCTCACCGGCCGCCCCGCAGCCGCTGCTCGTCGAGGCCGCGGCCCGCGCGGTGGAGCAGCTGCCCGCCTACACCGCCGGCCACGGCAGCTATCCGACCGGTGTCCCGGTGCTGCGCGAGGTGCTGGCCCAGCGGTTCACCGAGCGCGGCCTGCCCACCACCCCCGACCAGATCCTGATCACCACCGGCGCGATGAGCGCGCTGGACCTGCTGCGGCGCGAGCTGCTGCGGCGCGGCGACCGGGTGGCCGTCGAGTCGCCGAGCTACCCGCACGTGCTGCGGGCGCTGCGGCAGGGCGAGACCCGGCTGGTGCCGGTCCCGCAGCACCGGCCCGAGGGGCCCGAGCAGCTGCCGTGCTGGGACCTGGACGACTGGCGCCAGGTGCTGCGCGGGGCGAACCCGCGACTGGCCTACCTGATCCCCGACTTCCACAATCCGACCGGCGCGCTGATCGACGAGGAGCAGCGCCGCGAGCTGCTGGCCGCCGCGCGCACCGCCGGGACGACGGTGCTGGCCGACGAGACGATGGCGGAGCTGGCCTGGGGCACCGACCGGCTGCCCCGGCCGATGGCCGCGCTGGACCGGGCGGCGCAGGTGGTCACCGTGGGCTCGGCCAGCAAGCTGATCTGGGGCGGCCTGCGGGTCGGCTGGATCCGGGCCGCGCCCGCGCTGGTCCGGCAGCTGGCCGCCAACCGGATCCACGCCGACTCCGGCACCCCGGTGCTGGACCAGCTGATCTGCGCGGCCCTGATCGGCGAGCGCTGCGCCGAAGTCCGCGACCACCGGCTGGCCCAGCTGCGCGAGAGCGCGGCGGCGCTGCTACCGGCGCTGCGCGAGCGGCTGCCGCAGTGGCGGTTCGCCGAGCCGATCGGCGGCATGACGCTCTGGATCGACACCGCGGGCCTGTCCGGCGCGGCACTCTCCCGGGCCGGCGAGCAGGTCGGGCTGCGGATCGCGCCGGGTTCCCGGTTCGGCGTGGACGGCGCCTTCGAGGCCTTCGTCCGGCTCCCGCTGACCGGCCCCGCCACGGCCGCCGCCGAGACCGCCCAGCGGTTGGCGGCGGCGGTCGAGGCGGCCGGGCGGGAGTGGCACGGCGCCCCGCCGGTGGAGACGCCGACCGTCTGA
- the yczE gene encoding membrane protein YczE has product MAILVLPRDTAALGRRLPQLLGGLLLYGISMGLAYRAGLGQSPWGVFHQGVAARLGLSIGTVVNLTGLAVLLLWIPLRQRPGLGTIGNVLVLGVAMDGTDALLPAQHGLPSQLALLVAGILLNGLATGLYIGARLGPGPRDGLMTGLHQRTGRSVRLLRTGLELTVLLVGVLLGGRAGVGTVAYALAIGPLTQFFLRWCTVAPGPAAPTPSPGRTPVAPGGPEGMNFGPGGPGSSRAGAGVS; this is encoded by the coding sequence ATGGCGATCCTCGTCCTGCCCCGCGACACCGCAGCCCTCGGCCGGCGGCTGCCCCAGCTCCTGGGCGGCCTGCTGCTCTACGGCATCAGCATGGGCCTGGCCTACCGGGCCGGGCTCGGCCAGTCGCCGTGGGGCGTCTTCCACCAGGGGGTGGCCGCCCGGCTGGGGCTGAGCATCGGCACCGTCGTCAACCTGACGGGCCTGGCCGTGCTGCTGCTCTGGATCCCGCTGCGCCAGCGCCCGGGCCTGGGCACCATCGGCAACGTGCTGGTGCTGGGCGTCGCGATGGACGGCACCGACGCCCTGCTGCCCGCCCAGCACGGCCTGCCGTCGCAGCTCGCGCTGCTGGTCGCCGGCATCCTGCTCAACGGACTGGCCACCGGCCTCTACATCGGCGCCCGGCTCGGCCCGGGGCCCCGCGACGGCCTGATGACCGGCCTGCACCAGCGCACCGGCCGCTCGGTGCGCCTGCTGCGCACCGGGCTGGAGCTGACGGTGCTGCTGGTCGGCGTGCTGCTCGGCGGCCGGGCGGGGGTGGGGACGGTCGCCTACGCACTGGCGATCGGCCCGCTCACGCAGTTCTTCCTGCGCTGGTGCACGGTCGCTCCCGGCCCGGCGGCGCCCACCCCTTCGCCCGGTCGTACCCCAGTCGCTCCGGGAGGCCCGGAAGGAATGAACTTCGGGCCCGGGGGCCCTGGCTCGTCGCGCGCCGGGGCCGGGGTCTCGTAA
- the recN gene encoding DNA repair protein RecN, producing the protein MRIRDLGVIDDAVVELAPGFTVVTGETGAGKTMVVTSLGLLLGGRADPALVRGGAERAVVEGRLDLPAGSPAAVRALEAGAELDDGALLISRTVSAEGRSRAHVGGRSVPVGLLAELGEDLIAVHGQSDQQRLLRPARQRGALDRYAGEALAEPLARYRACYRRLREVCGTLAELTTQARERAQEADLLRFGLEEVAAAEPVAGEETELAAEAERLGHADALSSAAVLAHAALAGDPADPDSLDAGTLLGQARRALDGVRGHDERLATLADRLAEVGYLFADVAGDLAMYADDLDADPVRLAAVEERRAVLAQLLRKYGSAEGGTAEVIAWAEQGALRLAELDGDDERIEELAAEEAELRGELAELAAEVSAARQAAAGRFAEAVSAELTELAMPHARVTFELTRIDDPDGLELDGRTVGYGSHGVDEVEVLLAPHPGAAPRPIAKGASGGELSRVMLAVEVVFAASDPVPTYLFDEVDAGVGGKAAVEIGRRLAKLARSAQVVVVTHLPQVAAFADRHLVVEKTNDGTVTRSGVKTLSDEERVRELSRMLAGLEDSELGRAHAEELLAAARGADRA; encoded by the coding sequence ATGCGGATACGGGATCTTGGTGTCATCGACGACGCGGTGGTGGAGCTGGCACCCGGCTTCACCGTCGTGACCGGTGAGACCGGCGCGGGCAAGACCATGGTGGTGACCAGCCTCGGCCTGCTGCTCGGCGGGCGGGCCGATCCCGCGCTGGTCCGCGGCGGCGCGGAGCGGGCCGTGGTGGAGGGCCGCCTCGACCTGCCCGCCGGCTCCCCGGCGGCGGTCCGCGCGCTGGAGGCGGGTGCCGAACTGGACGACGGCGCGCTGCTGATCAGCCGCACCGTCTCGGCCGAGGGCCGCTCGCGCGCGCACGTCGGCGGCCGGTCGGTCCCGGTGGGGCTGCTCGCCGAGCTGGGCGAGGACCTGATCGCGGTGCACGGCCAGAGCGACCAGCAGCGCCTGCTGCGTCCGGCCCGCCAGCGCGGCGCGCTGGACCGCTACGCGGGCGAGGCGCTGGCCGAACCGCTGGCCCGCTACCGGGCCTGCTACCGGCGGCTGCGCGAGGTCTGCGGCACGCTCGCCGAACTGACCACCCAGGCCAGGGAGCGGGCGCAGGAGGCCGACCTGCTGCGCTTCGGCCTGGAGGAGGTGGCCGCCGCCGAACCGGTGGCCGGCGAGGAGACCGAGCTGGCCGCCGAGGCCGAGCGGCTCGGTCACGCCGACGCGCTCTCCTCGGCCGCCGTGCTCGCGCACGCGGCGCTGGCCGGTGACCCGGCCGACCCGGACTCGCTGGACGCGGGCACCCTGCTCGGTCAGGCCCGCCGGGCGCTGGACGGCGTGCGCGGCCACGACGAGCGCCTGGCCACCCTGGCCGACCGCCTCGCCGAGGTCGGCTACCTGTTCGCCGACGTGGCCGGTGACCTCGCGATGTACGCCGACGACCTGGACGCCGACCCGGTGCGGCTGGCCGCGGTCGAGGAGCGCCGGGCGGTGCTGGCCCAGCTGCTGCGCAAGTACGGCAGTGCCGAGGGCGGCACCGCCGAGGTGATCGCCTGGGCCGAGCAGGGCGCGCTGCGGCTGGCCGAACTCGACGGCGACGACGAGCGGATCGAGGAGCTGGCCGCCGAGGAGGCCGAGCTGCGCGGCGAACTCGCCGAGCTGGCCGCCGAGGTCTCGGCCGCCCGGCAGGCCGCCGCCGGCCGCTTCGCCGAGGCGGTCTCGGCCGAGCTGACGGAGCTCGCCATGCCGCACGCCAGGGTCACCTTCGAGCTGACCCGGATCGACGACCCGGACGGCCTGGAGCTGGACGGCCGCACCGTCGGCTACGGCTCGCACGGCGTGGACGAGGTCGAGGTGCTGCTCGCCCCGCACCCGGGCGCCGCACCGCGCCCGATCGCCAAGGGCGCCTCCGGCGGTGAACTCTCCCGGGTGATGCTCGCCGTCGAGGTGGTCTTCGCCGCCTCCGACCCGGTGCCCACCTATCTCTTCGACGAGGTGGACGCGGGTGTCGGCGGCAAGGCGGCCGTCGAGATCGGCCGTCGGCTGGCCAAACTGGCCCGCAGTGCCCAGGTCGTGGTGGTCACCCACCTGCCGCAGGTCGCGGCCTTCGCCGACCGGCACCTGGTGGTCGAGAAGACCAACGACGGTACGGTCACCCGCAGTGGCGTCAAGACCCTCAGTGACGAGGAGCGGGTGCGCGAACTGTCCCGGATGCTGGCCGGACTGGAGGATTCCGAACTGGGCCGGGCGCACGCCGAGGAGTTGCTCGCCGCCGCCCGCGGGGCCGACCGGGCCTGA
- a CDS encoding glycosyltransferase family 4 protein, whose product MDHSPDPGQLRVVLVLSAGSGGIGAHVRSLAQGLTAHGVKVTLCAPAESDALFGFSRTGAVFHPVEIAATSGARSDATAIGELRRAFTGADLVHAHGLRAGLLADLALRTAGRLPGLRPETPLVVTSHHALLATGLERRLQRLMERRVARSADLVLGASSDLVARARELGATDARLGPVAAPPRPPAGLDRAAARAALLGPDELDRPLLLAVGRLVPHKGFAQLFDAAREFDDALVLVAGDGPLHQELAERVAAEQLPVRLLGHRTDVPELLAAADLVVIPSRWEARSPVAQEALRAGVPLVATAVGGIPELVGDAAVLVPGGDPAGLAAAVRALLADPERRSALAKAGPVQAETWPDEAATVAQVLSTYDELVQRR is encoded by the coding sequence GTGGACCATTCCCCGGACCCGGGCCAGCTGCGCGTGGTGCTGGTGCTGTCCGCCGGCAGCGGCGGGATCGGCGCCCATGTGCGCTCGCTGGCCCAGGGCTTGACCGCGCACGGCGTCAAGGTGACGCTGTGCGCCCCCGCCGAGTCGGACGCGCTCTTCGGGTTCTCCCGCACCGGCGCGGTCTTCCACCCGGTGGAGATCGCCGCGACCTCGGGCGCCCGTAGCGACGCCACCGCGATCGGCGAGCTGCGCCGCGCCTTCACCGGCGCCGACCTGGTGCACGCGCACGGCCTGCGGGCCGGGCTGCTCGCCGACCTGGCGCTGCGCACCGCCGGGCGGCTGCCGGGGCTGCGCCCCGAGACGCCGCTGGTGGTGACCTCCCATCACGCCCTGCTGGCCACCGGCCTGGAGCGCCGGCTGCAGCGGCTGATGGAGCGCCGGGTGGCCCGCTCCGCCGACCTGGTGCTCGGCGCCTCCTCGGACCTGGTGGCCCGGGCCCGCGAGCTGGGCGCCACCGACGCCCGGCTCGGCCCGGTGGCCGCGCCGCCGCGCCCGCCGGCCGGCCTCGACCGGGCGGCGGCCCGCGCCGCGCTGCTCGGCCCGGACGAGCTGGACCGCCCGCTGCTGCTGGCGGTGGGCCGGCTGGTGCCGCACAAGGGTTTCGCCCAGCTGTTCGACGCCGCCCGGGAGTTCGACGACGCGCTGGTGCTGGTCGCCGGGGACGGCCCGCTCCACCAGGAGCTGGCCGAACGGGTGGCCGCCGAGCAGCTGCCGGTGCGACTGCTGGGGCACCGCACCGACGTGCCCGAGCTGCTGGCCGCCGCCGACCTGGTGGTGATCCCCAGCCGCTGGGAGGCCCGCTCGCCGGTCGCCCAGGAGGCGCTGCGGGCCGGCGTGCCGCTGGTGGCGACCGCGGTCGGCGGGATCCCCGAGCTGGTCGGCGACGCCGCCGTGCTGGTTCCCGGCGGCGACCCGGCAGGGCTGGCGGCGGCGGTGCGCGCGCTGCTGGCCGACCCCGAGCGCAGATCGGCGCTCGCCAAGGCGGGCCCCGTCCAGGCCGAGACCTGGCCGGACGAGGCCGCCACCGTGGCGCAGGTGCTCAGCACCTACGACGAGCTGGTCCAGCGCCGCTGA